Proteins encoded by one window of uncultured Draconibacterium sp.:
- a CDS encoding helix-turn-helix transcriptional regulator, whose translation MIQAIALLSPVYVTLFWGLNFVLQKKSANLPRWILGIFLLFACLLYISHVIFFSRLDHLYAFFESIYLYAGLTLYPLFYTYILKLTTIRLKFPHHLFHFLPGILFGLSTIILTLLLTPEQRIYYVEHILIKTNLKAINFNGLPGIRGWNFLLSRIVFILQTIVYLILIIRIAIKHDKVINNYFSNTEGKKINWVRNLSFTAFSVSLAAIIFAMLGKSYFIHHNLSLLMPSAFFTSIFFLVGYKGNKQTQISERLYESEINPEKESNAFSFSPEDNLKARLLKLFQSEKIYQLNDLRISTVCESLHTNRTYISKLINDEFGMNFNEFVNKYRVEEAKQLLRSKANNKYTMEYIAQQAGFGSVASFSRVFKEIEGTTPGKFREKYSSFN comes from the coding sequence ATGATACAAGCCATCGCATTATTATCTCCTGTTTACGTGACTCTATTCTGGGGCTTAAACTTTGTATTGCAGAAAAAATCGGCTAATCTGCCTCGCTGGATACTTGGTATTTTTTTACTTTTTGCCTGCTTATTATATATTTCTCATGTCATTTTCTTCTCAAGGCTTGATCATTTATATGCTTTTTTCGAAAGTATTTACCTGTATGCCGGATTAACTCTGTATCCACTTTTCTACACTTATATACTAAAATTAACTACCATCCGACTTAAATTTCCGCATCATTTGTTTCATTTTTTACCGGGCATTTTATTTGGATTATCAACCATAATTTTAACACTACTACTCACCCCCGAACAACGCATTTACTATGTTGAACATATTCTAATAAAAACAAACCTGAAAGCAATCAATTTTAATGGTTTACCCGGAATACGGGGATGGAATTTTCTATTAAGCCGAATCGTTTTTATCCTTCAAACAATCGTCTATTTAATTCTCATTATTCGTATTGCCATAAAACACGATAAAGTAATTAACAACTACTTTTCGAATACCGAAGGGAAGAAAATTAACTGGGTGAGAAATTTAAGTTTTACTGCATTTTCCGTTTCGCTTGCAGCCATAATTTTTGCGATGTTGGGCAAAAGTTATTTTATTCACCACAACCTTTCGTTGCTAATGCCTTCGGCATTTTTTACATCCATCTTTTTTCTGGTGGGTTATAAGGGCAACAAGCAAACCCAGATTTCAGAACGCTTATACGAATCAGAAATTAATCCTGAAAAAGAGAGTAATGCGTTTTCATTTTCGCCTGAGGATAATTTAAAAGCCCGGCTGCTCAAGTTATTTCAGTCGGAGAAAATTTACCAGTTAAACGACCTGCGAATCAGCACCGTTTGCGAATCGCTTCATACCAACCGTACTTATATTTCGAAATTGATTAACGATGAATTTGGAATGAATTTTAACGAGTTTGTAAACAAGTACCGGGTTGAAGAAGCCAAACAATTGTTGCGCTCAAAAGCCAACAACAAATACACTATGGAATACATTGCACAGCAAGCCGGGTTTGGCTCTGTTGCTTCATTCTCGAGGGTGTTTAAAGAAATTGAAGGTACAACTCCGGGCAAGTTTCGCGAAAAATACAGTTCATTTAATTAG
- a CDS encoding TIM barrel protein, with protein sequence MERRNFIRNAAVGTLAFSGISGIAGASVSDSKVSNSAKFNLKYAPGLGTFREHVGEDPIENLKFIADQGFTAFFDNGLMWKPAEMQEKIGNEAARLGLDIGPFIVYADHGAKYSVTDDPEVTKMLVAKTEEALDVQKRTGAKTGLITFGIYDEKMDWDYQTINVINHMRACCDVAGKSGLDLVMEPLNHQVDHPKLFLTKMAQAKMICVAVNHPSCKIVDDLYHQQITEGNLIMNMDICWDYIGAFHCGDNPGRKEPGTGEINFVNIFKHIYDKGYQGTICAEHGKSIPGKEGEIAFIEAYRKADSFEV encoded by the coding sequence ATGGAGAGAAGAAATTTTATTCGTAACGCAGCAGTGGGCACCTTAGCTTTCAGCGGTATTTCTGGCATTGCAGGGGCTTCTGTTTCTGATTCAAAAGTCTCAAATTCGGCAAAATTTAACCTGAAATATGCACCGGGGCTTGGAACCTTTCGCGAGCATGTTGGAGAAGATCCGATTGAAAACCTGAAGTTTATTGCCGACCAGGGATTCACCGCGTTTTTCGATAACGGCTTAATGTGGAAACCAGCCGAAATGCAGGAAAAAATCGGTAACGAAGCAGCCCGATTGGGACTTGATATCGGACCATTTATCGTTTATGCTGATCATGGAGCCAAATACAGTGTTACCGACGATCCTGAAGTAACTAAAATGTTGGTAGCTAAAACCGAAGAAGCACTTGATGTACAAAAAAGAACAGGTGCAAAAACAGGATTGATAACATTTGGTATTTACGACGAAAAAATGGATTGGGATTATCAAACCATTAATGTAATCAACCATATGCGCGCTTGTTGTGATGTTGCCGGAAAAAGCGGACTGGATTTGGTAATGGAACCACTAAACCACCAGGTTGACCATCCAAAATTATTCCTCACAAAAATGGCTCAGGCAAAAATGATTTGTGTAGCTGTTAATCATCCAAGTTGTAAAATTGTTGACGACCTGTATCACCAGCAAATTACCGAAGGCAACCTTATTATGAATATGGATATTTGCTGGGATTACATTGGTGCTTTTCATTGTGGCGACAACCCCGGACGTAAAGAACCCGGAACCGGCGAAATTAACTTCGTTAATATTTTCAAACACATCTACGACAAAGGCTACCAGGGCACAATTTGCGCCGAACATGGTAAAAGTATTCCCGGAAAAGAAGGAGAAATAGCTTTTATTGAAGCTTACCGAAAAGCCGATTCTTTCGAAGTATAA
- a CDS encoding sulfatase, giving the protein MRNKITFLILIAFTLFSCQRKKQEVALPNVLFILVDDYGYTDCSVMGSKYYETPNIDRIAHEGMIFTDGYATCQVCSPSRASILSGKFPARHGITDWIGAATGEDWSNLGRATKLLPPEYVHHLQQSYTTLPEALKEAGYTTFFAGKWHLGKKGSWPEDHGFDINKGGWDVGSPIGGYFSPWQNPNLPSGPDGENLTMRLAKETVNFIQEHKDTAFFAYLSFYAVHGPIQTTKEKWEKYRDKAEVMGIAETGFEMGHFLPIRQHQDNPIYAGLVESTDDAVGYVLDALDELGLTENTIICFTGDNGGVAAGDAFATSNKPLRGGKGYQFEGGIREPFFIKVPELGNGLKCNTPVTGTDFYPTILELCGADLKPEEHTDGVSLVPLLKGQSLGERPLIWHYPHYGNQGGEPSSIIRLGEWKLIHYYEDGHEELYNLEYDLSETNDLAAENPEKVKEISLQLFEMLKEMGARFPRHDPTWTAEREKAHRQNIIDKKWPALEKERLWMLSEDFDPGNDWWGSKITTD; this is encoded by the coding sequence ATGAGAAATAAGATCACTTTTCTGATTCTGATTGCATTTACATTGTTTTCGTGCCAAAGGAAAAAACAGGAGGTTGCGTTACCTAATGTTCTCTTTATTCTGGTTGACGATTATGGCTACACCGATTGCAGTGTAATGGGCAGCAAATACTACGAAACACCTAACATAGATCGAATAGCTCACGAGGGAATGATTTTTACCGACGGTTATGCAACCTGCCAGGTGTGCAGCCCATCGCGAGCCAGCATTTTGAGTGGAAAGTTTCCTGCCCGACACGGTATTACCGACTGGATTGGAGCAGCAACCGGCGAAGACTGGAGCAATTTAGGCAGGGCCACAAAATTACTTCCTCCTGAATACGTTCATCATCTCCAACAAAGTTACACCACCCTACCGGAAGCCCTAAAAGAAGCCGGTTACACAACCTTTTTTGCAGGCAAGTGGCATCTTGGCAAAAAAGGATCGTGGCCCGAAGATCATGGCTTCGACATCAACAAAGGTGGCTGGGATGTTGGAAGTCCGATTGGCGGTTACTTTTCTCCATGGCAAAATCCAAATCTCCCGAGTGGTCCTGATGGAGAGAACCTTACCATGCGTCTGGCCAAAGAAACCGTTAACTTTATCCAGGAACATAAAGACACTGCATTTTTCGCTTATCTTTCGTTTTATGCGGTTCACGGTCCAATTCAAACCACAAAGGAAAAATGGGAAAAATACCGCGATAAAGCCGAAGTAATGGGTATTGCCGAAACCGGATTTGAAATGGGGCATTTTTTGCCTATCCGTCAACATCAGGACAATCCCATTTACGCTGGCCTAGTGGAAAGCACCGACGATGCTGTTGGTTATGTGCTGGATGCTTTGGACGAATTAGGTTTGACCGAAAATACCATTATTTGTTTTACCGGCGATAATGGCGGCGTTGCAGCAGGCGATGCATTTGCAACTTCAAACAAACCACTGCGCGGCGGAAAAGGATATCAGTTTGAAGGCGGAATTCGCGAACCTTTCTTTATAAAAGTTCCTGAGCTGGGAAATGGTCTGAAATGCAATACTCCAGTAACGGGAACAGATTTCTACCCAACGATTCTTGAACTTTGCGGCGCCGATTTAAAACCGGAAGAACACACGGACGGTGTCAGTCTCGTCCCGCTTTTAAAAGGCCAATCACTTGGCGAAAGACCCCTAATCTGGCATTATCCACATTATGGGAACCAGGGCGGCGAACCATCATCAATTATCCGTTTGGGTGAATGGAAACTCATTCATTATTACGAAGATGGCCATGAAGAACTGTACAATCTGGAATACGATTTAAGCGAAACAAATGATCTGGCTGCCGAAAACCCGGAAAAAGTAAAAGAAATAAGCCTGCAGCTCTTTGAAATGCTGAAAGAAATGGGAGCTCGTTTCCCAAGGCATGATCCGACATGGACAGCAGAGCGCGAAAAAGCGCACCGGCAAAACATTATCGACAAAAAATGGCCGGCACTGGAAAAAGAACGGCTTTGGATGTTATCGGAGGATTTTGATCCGGGTAACGATTGGTGGGGAAGCAAAATCACCACTGATTAA
- a CDS encoding arylsulfatase — protein sequence MKKLILPTILSLLLLACQPKSESSETQPARPNIIYILADDLGYGDLSCYGQTHFSTPNIDKLAENGMRFTQHYSGSTVCAPSRSALMTGQHTGHTPIRGNKEWQPEGQYPMAANAVTIAEALKEAGYTTGAFGKWGLGYPGSEGDPNMQGFDEFFGYNCQRMGHNYYPFHLWHNQEKVVLEGNSGKKTEEYGPELIHNEALRFIENNKDQPFFMYYPSIIPHAELFAPEEYVAKYRGKLEPEKAYNGVDDGPNYKQGGYGSQPETHASFAAMVDYLDMQVGEIVAKLKELGIYENTLIIFTSDNGPHLEGGADPDYFNSNGPLRGYKRDLYEGGIRVPMIAVWDGKITAGSSSDHISAFWDVFPTVAEITGISTPDSVDGISFLPTLIGEEQKDQHDYLYWEFHEMKGRQAVRKNDWKLVRYNVFTPEKTTSELYNLATDIGEENNVASEHPELVEELSALIEKSHTKSDLFKFGNEE from the coding sequence ATGAAAAAACTAATCTTACCAACTATTCTAAGCTTATTATTACTGGCTTGTCAGCCAAAATCCGAGAGTTCGGAAACACAACCGGCAAGGCCAAACATTATTTACATTCTGGCCGACGACCTGGGTTACGGCGATCTGAGTTGTTACGGGCAAACTCATTTCTCAACACCGAATATCGACAAGCTGGCCGAAAACGGCATGCGATTTACCCAGCATTATTCGGGCTCAACGGTTTGTGCTCCATCGCGCTCCGCATTAATGACCGGACAACACACCGGACACACACCGATAAGAGGCAACAAAGAATGGCAGCCTGAAGGGCAATATCCAATGGCTGCGAATGCAGTTACCATTGCCGAAGCATTAAAAGAAGCCGGTTACACAACCGGTGCCTTTGGTAAATGGGGATTGGGTTATCCGGGTTCGGAAGGCGATCCGAACATGCAAGGATTCGATGAGTTTTTTGGTTACAACTGCCAGCGAATGGGACACAATTATTACCCTTTTCATCTTTGGCATAATCAGGAAAAGGTTGTCCTTGAAGGTAATTCCGGTAAAAAAACGGAAGAATACGGACCGGAACTCATCCACAACGAAGCACTTCGTTTTATCGAGAACAACAAGGATCAACCATTCTTCATGTACTATCCATCGATTATTCCGCATGCCGAGTTGTTTGCACCTGAAGAATACGTGGCAAAATACCGTGGCAAACTTGAGCCTGAAAAAGCATACAACGGAGTTGATGATGGACCAAATTACAAACAGGGCGGTTATGGCTCTCAACCTGAGACACACGCTTCATTTGCTGCAATGGTTGACTACCTAGACATGCAGGTAGGAGAGATTGTTGCCAAACTGAAAGAACTGGGAATTTATGAAAACACCTTGATCATTTTTACATCCGATAACGGACCACATTTGGAAGGCGGAGCCGACCCTGATTATTTCAACTCTAACGGTCCGCTGAGAGGATATAAACGCGACTTGTACGAAGGTGGTATCCGCGTGCCAATGATCGCAGTGTGGGACGGAAAAATTACGGCCGGTAGTTCATCCGATCACATTTCCGCATTCTGGGATGTATTCCCAACCGTGGCTGAAATTACCGGTATTTCTACTCCTGATTCGGTTGATGGGATTTCATTTTTGCCAACTCTTATTGGTGAAGAACAAAAGGATCAGCACGATTATTTATACTGGGAGTTCCATGAAATGAAAGGCAGACAGGCGGTACGAAAAAATGACTGGAAATTAGTTCGATACAATGTTTTTACTCCCGAAAAAACGACTTCTGAATTATACAATCTTGCCACTGACATAGGGGAAGAGAATAATGTTGCTTCCGAGCATCCTGAATTGGTAGAGGAGCTTAGTGCTCTTATCGAAAAATCACATACCAAATCCGATCTTTTCAAATTCGGAAACGAAGAATAA
- the galB gene encoding beta-galactosidase GalB, which yields MKSLFSFIFILFLFSSCVETSSETRSVQTLSKDWKFINMEVADAQLPQTDAANWETVEVPHDWAIKGPFDKEIDAQKVQVTQDMEKEARLRTGRTGALPHIGIGWYRKTFELPDFGPGKKALLVFDGAMSNAEVYINGEKVGNRPYGYSYFYFDISDYVNVGEENLLAVRLENKESSSRWYPGAGIYRKVQVIVKDEVNFNQWGTFITTPFVSEEEAQVNLKAEVNGSNIKVVTEIKDADGNVVATNTTDELFGTKTEQNIAIPNPKLWDTESPYLYTASMKLYQNNTLKDEQNIRFGVRSVVYERGKGLVLNGEVTKFKGVCLHHDLGPLGAAINKAALKRQLTILKDMGCNAIRSSHNMPSMEQLELCDEMGFLFLAESFDEWAKPKVENGYNLYFNDWAEKDVVNLVRATRNHPCIVMWSSGNEVPDQWGNEGVKLAKWLQDIFHREDPTRPVTVGMDQVGNTLKNGFGAIMDIPGLNYRLHLYDEAYERFPQGFILGSETASTVSSRGIYKFPVKEGKMLRYDDFQSSSYDLEACSWSNIPDEDFYWQDDFDWVIGEFVWTGFDYLGEPTPYNEAWPSRSSYFGICDLAGLPKDRFYLYRSRWNTTDETLHILPHWNWEGREGETTPVFVYTNYNSAELFVNGKSQGVQKKSKETLLNRNRLMWMDVKYEPGTVKVVAFDDEGNAVAEQEIHTAGAPHHLQLSADRTEISADGNDLSYITVSVVDKDGNLCPTATNQLNFKVNGAGKYKAVCNGDATSIELFHLPTMKAFSGKLVVTVQSIEEAGEMQLEVSGEGLESATISIRSQTS from the coding sequence ATGAAATCTTTATTTTCTTTCATTTTCATCCTTTTTCTTTTCTCGTCCTGTGTTGAAACAAGCAGCGAAACACGAAGTGTACAAACACTTTCAAAAGATTGGAAGTTTATTAACATGGAAGTTGCCGATGCTCAGCTTCCACAAACCGATGCCGCAAACTGGGAAACTGTAGAAGTTCCGCACGATTGGGCCATTAAAGGACCCTTTGATAAAGAAATTGATGCACAAAAAGTTCAGGTTACTCAGGATATGGAAAAGGAAGCTCGCCTGCGTACCGGGCGAACCGGCGCATTGCCACATATTGGAATTGGCTGGTACCGCAAAACGTTTGAACTTCCGGATTTTGGCCCGGGCAAAAAAGCACTTCTTGTTTTCGACGGAGCCATGAGCAATGCGGAAGTGTATATCAACGGTGAAAAAGTTGGTAATCGTCCGTACGGTTACAGCTATTTTTATTTCGACATTAGTGACTATGTGAATGTTGGAGAAGAAAACCTTTTGGCCGTTCGACTTGAAAATAAAGAATCATCATCGCGCTGGTACCCCGGTGCTGGAATTTACCGCAAAGTGCAGGTTATTGTAAAAGACGAGGTGAATTTTAACCAATGGGGAACGTTTATTACCACACCTTTTGTGTCGGAAGAAGAAGCGCAGGTAAATCTGAAAGCCGAAGTTAATGGAAGCAACATTAAAGTGGTTACCGAAATAAAAGATGCCGATGGAAACGTTGTGGCAACGAACACCACCGACGAACTATTTGGCACAAAAACAGAACAAAATATTGCTATTCCCAACCCAAAACTTTGGGATACTGAATCGCCTTATTTGTACACCGCATCAATGAAACTATACCAAAATAATACGCTAAAAGACGAGCAAAATATTCGTTTTGGAGTGCGAAGTGTAGTTTATGAACGAGGAAAAGGTTTGGTGCTGAATGGTGAAGTGACAAAGTTTAAAGGTGTTTGCCTGCACCACGATTTGGGGCCGCTTGGAGCCGCTATAAACAAAGCAGCATTAAAACGACAGCTGACTATTCTGAAAGATATGGGATGTAATGCCATTCGTTCTTCTCATAATATGCCATCGATGGAGCAACTGGAACTTTGCGATGAAATGGGATTCCTTTTCCTGGCCGAAAGTTTCGACGAATGGGCCAAACCAAAAGTTGAAAATGGCTACAATCTTTATTTTAATGATTGGGCCGAAAAAGATGTAGTAAATCTGGTTCGGGCAACGCGCAATCACCCATGTATTGTTATGTGGAGTTCGGGCAACGAAGTTCCCGATCAGTGGGGAAACGAAGGTGTTAAACTGGCAAAATGGCTACAGGATATTTTTCACAGAGAAGACCCAACACGCCCCGTTACTGTGGGAATGGACCAAGTGGGCAACACCCTGAAAAATGGGTTTGGCGCCATTATGGATATCCCGGGTTTAAATTACCGCTTGCATTTGTACGACGAGGCTTACGAGCGTTTCCCTCAAGGATTTATTCTGGGTTCGGAAACAGCATCAACTGTTAGTTCTCGAGGCATTTATAAGTTCCCTGTAAAAGAGGGAAAAATGTTGCGATACGATGATTTCCAAAGTTCGTCGTACGATTTGGAAGCTTGTTCCTGGTCAAATATTCCAGATGAAGATTTTTACTGGCAGGATGATTTTGATTGGGTAATTGGTGAGTTCGTATGGACCGGATTTGATTATCTGGGTGAACCAACTCCTTATAACGAAGCGTGGCCATCGCGCAGTTCGTATTTTGGAATCTGCGACCTTGCAGGTTTGCCAAAAGACCGGTTCTATTTGTACCGTAGCCGCTGGAATACCACAGACGAAACTTTGCATATTCTACCTCACTGGAACTGGGAGGGTCGTGAAGGAGAAACTACTCCTGTTTTTGTTTACACCAATTACAACAGCGCCGAATTGTTTGTAAATGGCAAAAGTCAGGGTGTTCAGAAGAAAAGCAAAGAGACATTACTGAACAGAAACCGCCTGATGTGGATGGACGTAAAATATGAACCCGGGACTGTAAAAGTGGTTGCTTTTGACGATGAAGGAAATGCTGTGGCAGAGCAGGAAATACACACTGCCGGAGCTCCCCACCACCTGCAATTATCCGCCGATCGTACTGAGATTTCTGCCGATGGAAACGACCTGAGTTACATCACCGTTTCGGTGGTCGACAAAGACGGCAATCTTTGCCCAACTGCAACTAATCAGCTGAATTTTAAAGTTAACGGTGCCGGTAAATACAAAGCCGTTTGTAATGGAGATGCCACTTCTATCGAGCTATTCCACCTCCCAACAATGAAAGCCTTTAGCGGCAAATTGGTGGTAACCGTTCAATCGATTGAAGAGGCCGGAGAAATGCAGCTCGAAGTGAGTGGTGAAGGACTTGAATCCGCAACAATTTCTATTCGAAGTCAAACAAGCTAA
- a CDS encoding tetratricopeptide repeat-containing sensor histidine kinase: MKTKKINIWLTLLCLFLFVFSTALANETTKIDSLKSLSKGNTEAEDLVDIYINLSDLYGYFDGDSSLEYAKAALELSQKINYKYGEGTALFLISYIYDQQGEWIPAIANLEQAIEIFTTTNDTLSLISCYHNLGVLYSYGADQVKALQYIIKSKVLCEESNQTHVLSEAYSNIGWYYEYLKEYRRSLLYYEKALEIDIETGNIDNQSLTQTSIGFCYLKLHQPDEALRHLNEALKLVPQIEDKQREVEVTLGFIYYYLEIEDLSSAKNYIDKITTKANEEEFAKLAVEINFVLGKYYVKKKSFKTAITYLDKAIEQSIKLEKFDYLSDYYNEKGEAYVGLRQFEKAYQMTAQGKEAYERLKPDEITQALGEFEHEEIVRSERKKLLLEQQLASEKMKSDQFRFRVKAVFAIAFLVILLLVLSFFFFIRKKHTDELKANYNTISSQKLMLENNLVKLAEDEKKLKKLNATKDKFFSIIAHDLKNPFNVLIGISDMLKNEKDAKDSEDFDLLIEGMYQAATSGYELLENLLEWSRAQTGSMKFEPQSFFIHKIFETNKELYFEIAKTKDITIEISKKKTMVFADYDMVNFIVRNLLNNSIKFSNPNSKIELNTYQKDKMLVVTVKDNGIGMSPEMVENLFKIEMSVQREGTSNEKGTGLGLILCHEFIKINGGEIWVESEKDKGSSFYFSLPLSIS, translated from the coding sequence ATGAAAACAAAAAAAATTAATATTTGGCTAACCCTGCTCTGTCTATTTCTCTTTGTTTTTTCAACTGCTTTGGCCAACGAAACAACAAAGATTGATTCATTAAAATCCCTTTCAAAAGGGAACACTGAAGCCGAAGATCTTGTTGATATTTACATCAATCTTTCAGACCTTTACGGTTATTTTGATGGAGACAGTTCGTTGGAGTATGCAAAAGCAGCATTAGAACTTTCGCAGAAAATTAATTATAAGTATGGAGAAGGAACAGCTCTTTTTCTAATTAGCTACATATACGACCAACAGGGCGAATGGATACCCGCTATTGCCAACCTCGAGCAGGCTATTGAAATATTTACAACAACCAACGATACCCTTTCACTAATTTCATGCTATCATAATCTCGGTGTACTTTATTCATACGGCGCAGACCAGGTAAAAGCACTCCAATACATTATAAAATCGAAAGTACTTTGTGAGGAAAGCAATCAAACACATGTGCTTTCAGAAGCTTACAGTAATATTGGTTGGTATTACGAATATTTAAAAGAGTACAGAAGAAGTTTGCTTTATTATGAAAAAGCTCTTGAAATTGATATTGAAACAGGAAATATCGACAATCAAAGTCTTACACAGACATCAATTGGTTTTTGCTATTTAAAACTTCATCAACCCGATGAAGCACTCCGCCATTTAAACGAGGCACTAAAACTGGTTCCTCAAATTGAAGACAAACAGCGTGAAGTTGAAGTTACACTCGGGTTTATATACTACTACCTGGAAATTGAAGATTTGTCTTCTGCAAAAAATTATATTGATAAAATTACAACAAAAGCCAACGAGGAAGAATTCGCGAAACTTGCAGTAGAAATAAATTTTGTTTTAGGGAAATACTATGTCAAAAAGAAAAGCTTCAAGACTGCAATAACCTATTTGGATAAAGCCATAGAACAAAGCATTAAACTGGAAAAATTTGATTACCTCTCCGATTATTATAATGAGAAAGGAGAAGCATACGTCGGTTTACGGCAATTTGAAAAAGCCTACCAAATGACGGCACAAGGCAAGGAGGCATATGAGCGGCTTAAGCCAGACGAAATAACCCAGGCACTGGGCGAATTTGAGCATGAAGAGATTGTAAGATCAGAAAGAAAAAAGCTGCTTTTGGAACAACAGCTGGCATCTGAGAAAATGAAAAGCGACCAATTTAGGTTCCGGGTTAAGGCAGTTTTTGCAATTGCCTTTCTGGTGATTCTACTACTGGTCCTCAGTTTTTTCTTCTTTATTCGTAAAAAACATACCGATGAGCTAAAAGCAAATTACAACACCATTTCGAGCCAGAAACTTATGCTCGAAAACAATCTGGTAAAACTAGCTGAAGACGAAAAGAAACTAAAAAAACTAAATGCAACAAAAGACAAGTTCTTTTCAATTATTGCACACGACTTAAAAAATCCGTTTAATGTACTAATAGGCATTTCGGATATGTTGAAGAATGAAAAAGACGCAAAAGACTCGGAAGATTTTGATTTACTTATAGAAGGCATGTATCAGGCTGCAACTAGCGGTTACGAGCTGTTGGAAAATCTACTGGAATGGTCGCGGGCACAAACAGGCAGTATGAAATTTGAACCACAATCTTTCTTTATCCATAAAATTTTTGAAACTAACAAGGAACTTTACTTCGAAATTGCCAAAACAAAAGATATAACCATTGAGATATCAAAAAAGAAAACAATGGTTTTTGCCGATTACGACATGGTTAACTTTATCGTGCGAAACCTACTAAACAATTCAATTAAATTCTCAAATCCCAACAGTAAAATTGAATTAAACACCTACCAAAAAGACAAAATGCTTGTTGTTACTGTAAAGGACAATGGCATTGGCATGTCGCCAGAAATGGTTGAAAACCTGTTTAAGATTGAAATGTCGGTACAACGCGAAGGAACTTCAAACGAAAAAGGAACTGGTCTTGGTCTCATCCTTTGCCACGAATTTATAAAAATAAATGGTGGCGAGATTTGGGTTGAAAGTGAAAAAGACAAAGGCAGCAGTTTCTACTTCAGTTTGCCCCTTTCAATCTCTTAA